A stretch of the Archangium violaceum genome encodes the following:
- a CDS encoding CgeB family protein: protein MKTETERMRIVILGLSITSSWGNGHATTYRGLVRELVRRGHDVLFLERDVPWYASNRDLPRPPYGRTELYSGLDDLKERFAGEVRRADLVVVGSYVPQGVEVGNWVQHTARGVSAFYDIDTPVTLAKLARKDFEYLSPELIPGYQLYLSFTGGPTLERIERELGSPAARPLYCSADPELYAPQHREPLWDLGYLGTYSDDRQPVLERLMLDAAREWSAGRFVVAGPQYPAGIQWPSNVSRVEHLAPPEHPAFYNSQRFTLNVTRADMVRAGYSPSVRLFEAAACGVPIISDEWAGLDTLFVPGKEIFISHSGEETLRFLREVSEPERQAMGMKARERVLAEHTAAHRAEALEQYARAVSSGRKP, encoded by the coding sequence ATGAAGACGGAGACGGAGCGGATGCGGATCGTCATTCTCGGGCTGTCCATCACGTCGAGCTGGGGCAACGGACACGCCACCACCTACCGGGGACTGGTGCGCGAGCTGGTGCGGCGCGGGCATGACGTCCTGTTCCTCGAGCGGGACGTGCCCTGGTACGCCTCCAACCGCGACCTGCCGCGGCCTCCCTACGGGCGCACCGAGCTGTACAGCGGCCTCGATGACCTGAAGGAGCGTTTCGCGGGCGAGGTGCGCCGCGCGGACCTGGTCGTGGTGGGCTCGTACGTGCCCCAGGGCGTGGAGGTGGGCAACTGGGTGCAGCACACCGCTCGCGGTGTCTCGGCCTTCTATGACATCGACACGCCGGTGACGCTGGCGAAGCTGGCGCGCAAGGACTTCGAGTACCTCTCGCCCGAGCTCATTCCCGGCTACCAGCTCTACCTGTCCTTCACGGGCGGACCCACGCTCGAGCGCATCGAGCGCGAGCTCGGCTCTCCCGCGGCCCGGCCGCTCTACTGCAGCGCCGACCCCGAGCTGTACGCGCCGCAGCACCGCGAGCCCCTCTGGGACCTCGGGTACCTGGGCACGTACAGTGACGACCGGCAGCCGGTGCTGGAGCGGCTGATGCTCGACGCCGCGCGGGAGTGGAGCGCTGGCCGCTTCGTGGTCGCCGGGCCCCAGTACCCGGCGGGCATCCAGTGGCCCTCCAACGTGTCGCGCGTGGAGCACCTGGCTCCGCCCGAGCACCCGGCCTTCTACAACTCCCAGCGCTTCACCCTGAACGTCACGCGCGCGGACATGGTGAGAGCAGGCTACTCGCCGAGCGTGAGGCTCTTCGAGGCAGCGGCGTGCGGCGTGCCCATCATCAGCGATGAATGGGCGGGGCTCGACACGCTCTTCGTCCCGGGGAAGGAGATCTTCATCTCCCACTCCGGCGAGGAGACGCTGCGCTTCCTCCGGGAGGTTTCGGAGCCGGAGCGTCAGGCCATGGGCATGAAGGCGCGCGAGCGGGTGCTGGCCGAGCACACCGCGGCGCACCGGGCCGAGGCCCTGGAGCAGTACGCCCGGGCGGTGAGCTCGGGTCGGAAGCCGTAG
- a CDS encoding peptidase MA family metallohydrolase has protein sequence MTRVASSMRALALALSLSLATGAGAQESLKNEAKERLGKVEAALDGWDVPGARRELQALEGIVPEDIEPLKYFQGRVAFEEGRYDDAIELLRAANIEDKPGSYLRLAKETRDIVKDHAYAESEHFIFYYPKGKDEVLVPYALETLESIHRALAEDLGHRPPGKIRVEVVNNARELSKVSTLTYQQIQTTGTIAICKFNKLMVTSPKAVARGYDWQDTLAHEYIHLVVSQMSHNTVPIWLHEGLAKFLESRWRGKPGLAMTPSTLALLGRRVKEDKLIPFEKMHPSIAMLPTAEDAATAFAEVYYAIDYVYSTQGNKGLREIILGLRDGKQDRKAVEAATGMPFALFEKNWLAHIKKQPFPQELLPREEVVLKENAKDQDEKKKGREISFGDFAEVTEVPARKFAHLGELMRERNRIKAAAEEYAKAHKLVGDKYESVSNKYALALLELRRLDEAEQVLRGSLRVHPGSPSTNVHLGRILLFRKDYPKARQAYLEALAADPFDPEIHIALMRIHGALGETALVTRTRAASVVLTGLGPQDVDQVARDFLRDDQELVEGGDVGGEDGAPPPKTPAKDGGH, from the coding sequence ATGACCCGGGTTGCGAGCAGCATGAGGGCTCTCGCCCTCGCCCTCTCCTTGTCCCTGGCCACGGGCGCCGGGGCCCAGGAGTCGCTGAAGAACGAGGCCAAGGAGCGGCTGGGGAAGGTGGAGGCGGCGCTGGATGGGTGGGACGTGCCGGGCGCGCGGCGCGAGCTGCAGGCGCTGGAGGGCATCGTCCCGGAGGACATCGAGCCACTCAAGTACTTCCAGGGCCGGGTGGCCTTCGAGGAGGGCCGCTACGACGACGCCATCGAGCTGCTGCGGGCGGCGAACATCGAGGACAAGCCGGGCAGCTACCTGCGGCTGGCGAAGGAGACGCGCGACATCGTCAAGGACCACGCGTACGCGGAGAGCGAGCACTTCATCTTCTACTACCCGAAGGGGAAGGACGAGGTGCTGGTGCCCTACGCGCTGGAGACGCTGGAGTCCATCCACCGCGCGCTCGCCGAGGACCTGGGGCACCGGCCGCCGGGGAAGATTCGCGTGGAGGTGGTGAACAACGCGCGCGAGCTGTCCAAGGTCAGCACCCTCACCTACCAGCAGATTCAAACCACGGGCACCATCGCCATCTGCAAGTTCAACAAGCTGATGGTGACGAGCCCCAAGGCGGTGGCGCGAGGCTACGACTGGCAGGACACGCTGGCGCACGAATACATCCACCTGGTGGTGAGCCAGATGAGCCACAACACGGTGCCCATCTGGCTGCACGAGGGTCTGGCCAAGTTCCTGGAGTCGCGCTGGCGCGGCAAGCCGGGGCTGGCGATGACACCCTCGACATTGGCGCTGCTGGGCCGGCGGGTGAAGGAAGACAAGCTCATCCCCTTCGAGAAGATGCACCCGTCCATCGCCATGCTGCCCACGGCCGAGGACGCGGCCACCGCCTTCGCCGAGGTCTACTACGCCATCGACTACGTGTACTCGACGCAGGGCAACAAGGGCCTGCGGGAGATCATCCTCGGCCTGCGCGACGGCAAGCAGGACAGGAAGGCGGTGGAGGCGGCCACGGGGATGCCCTTCGCCCTCTTCGAGAAGAACTGGCTCGCGCACATCAAGAAGCAGCCCTTCCCCCAGGAGCTGCTGCCGCGCGAGGAAGTGGTGCTCAAGGAGAACGCCAAGGACCAGGACGAGAAGAAGAAGGGGCGTGAAATCTCCTTCGGCGACTTCGCGGAGGTGACGGAGGTGCCGGCGCGCAAGTTCGCGCACCTGGGCGAGCTGATGCGCGAGCGCAACCGCATCAAGGCCGCCGCCGAGGAGTACGCGAAGGCGCACAAGCTGGTGGGCGACAAGTACGAGTCCGTGTCCAACAAGTACGCGCTGGCGCTGCTGGAGCTGCGGCGGCTGGACGAGGCCGAGCAGGTGCTGCGCGGCTCGCTGCGCGTGCACCCGGGCTCGCCGAGCACCAACGTGCACCTGGGCCGCATCCTCCTGTTCCGCAAGGACTACCCGAAGGCGCGACAGGCCTACCTGGAGGCGCTGGCCGCGGACCCGTTCGACCCGGAGATCCACATCGCGCTCATGCGCATCCACGGGGCGCTCGGCGAGACGGCGCTCGTCACCCGGACGCGGGCGGCCAGCGTGGTGCTCACCGGGCTCGGGCCCCAGGACGTGGATCAGGTGGCCAGGGACTTCCTGCGCGACGACCAGGAGCTGGTCGAAGGAGGAGACGTCGGCGGTGAGGACGGTGCGCCGCCACCGAAGACCCCCGCGAAGGACGGGGGCCACTAG
- a CDS encoding CgeB family protein, with protein MSKGLRIAFFGSSLVSAYWNGAATYYRGIIRALYDRGHRVTFYEPDAYERQQHRDMPDPDWARSVVYSAQGTAELDRCLKEAADSDVVVKASGVGVFDALLEERVLELQRPGTQVVFWDVDAPATLERVEKDRNDPFRALIPRYDHILTYGGGEPVVSAYKALGAKECVPIYNALDPSTHHPVAADPRFAGDLAFLGNRLPDREARVEAFFLEAAELLPQSRFLLGGSGWGDRSLPENVKYLGHVYTQDHNALNCSARAVLNINRDSMARFGFSPATRVFEAAGAGACIITDAFKGVELFLEPGREILVAHSGEEVAEHVRELNETESRRIGQAAMKRVLSEHTYAHRASKVEEVLGFQKSGTRERVA; from the coding sequence ATGAGCAAGGGTCTTCGCATCGCCTTCTTCGGCTCGAGCCTCGTCTCGGCCTACTGGAACGGGGCGGCCACGTACTACCGGGGCATCATCCGCGCGCTGTATGACCGCGGGCACCGCGTCACCTTCTACGAGCCGGACGCCTACGAGCGCCAGCAGCACCGCGACATGCCGGACCCGGACTGGGCGCGCTCGGTCGTCTACTCCGCGCAGGGCACGGCGGAGCTCGATCGCTGCCTGAAGGAGGCGGCTGACTCGGACGTGGTGGTGAAGGCGAGCGGCGTCGGTGTGTTCGACGCGCTGCTCGAGGAGCGCGTGCTGGAGCTGCAGCGCCCCGGTACCCAGGTGGTGTTCTGGGACGTGGACGCGCCGGCCACGCTCGAGCGGGTGGAGAAGGACCGGAACGATCCGTTCCGGGCGCTGATTCCCCGCTACGACCACATCCTCACGTATGGCGGCGGCGAGCCGGTGGTGTCCGCCTACAAGGCGCTCGGCGCGAAGGAGTGCGTGCCCATCTACAACGCGCTCGATCCGAGCACCCACCATCCGGTGGCGGCGGATCCGCGCTTCGCGGGTGACCTGGCCTTCCTGGGCAACCGTCTGCCGGACCGCGAGGCCCGTGTGGAGGCCTTCTTCCTCGAGGCCGCCGAGCTCCTGCCGCAGTCGCGCTTCCTGCTCGGAGGCAGTGGCTGGGGAGACCGCTCGCTGCCGGAGAACGTGAAGTACCTCGGCCACGTCTACACGCAGGACCACAACGCGCTGAACTGCTCGGCCCGGGCGGTGCTCAACATCAACCGCGACAGCATGGCCCGCTTCGGCTTCTCGCCGGCCACGCGCGTCTTCGAGGCCGCGGGGGCGGGGGCCTGCATCATCACCGACGCCTTCAAGGGCGTGGAGCTGTTCCTGGAGCCGGGCCGTGAAATCCTCGTGGCGCACTCGGGCGAGGAGGTCGCCGAGCACGTGCGCGAGCTGAACGAGACCGAGTCGCGGCGCATCGGCCAGGCGGCGATGAAGCGCGTGCTGTCCGAGCACACGTACGCGCACCGCGCCTCCAAGGTGGAGGAGGTGCTCGGCTTCCAGAAGAGCGGTACTCGCGAGCGGGTGGCTTGA
- a CDS encoding DUF3817 domain-containing protein yields the protein MLKTAVGRLRAVALLEGVSFVVLLFIAMPLKYLAGMPLAVKLVGWAHGLLFVLFILALAEAAATHRWSLPRVVGAFIASLLPFGTFVLDARLRREEQTAVEPASS from the coding sequence ATGCTGAAGACCGCCGTTGGACGTTTGCGTGCCGTTGCCCTGCTCGAGGGCGTCTCCTTTGTCGTGCTCCTCTTCATCGCCATGCCGTTGAAGTACCTGGCCGGCATGCCGCTGGCGGTGAAGCTGGTGGGCTGGGCGCACGGGCTGCTGTTCGTGCTCTTCATCCTCGCCCTCGCGGAGGCCGCCGCCACGCACCGCTGGTCGCTGCCGCGCGTGGTGGGCGCGTTCATCGCGTCGCTGCTGCCCTTCGGGACCTTCGTGCTCGACGCGCGGCTGCGCCGTGAGGAGCAGACCGCAGTGGAGCCGGCCTCGAGCTGA
- a CDS encoding MarR family winged helix-turn-helix transcriptional regulator: MKPNEELGEQLTADKNKMPPLGEVLEFMRLLWAVDHGLQSTSKRMESTLGLTGPQRLVLRLVGRIPDITAGRLANIMHVHPSTLTGVLKRMEKRGLIERKSDPLDGRKALFALTDAGRAMDVPTTGTVEAAVERAITRLPRARLLAAQEVLTALAAELGAGEPQADNPNGTAPHKDDEQVLVPEGGETDSRKSASS, from the coding sequence ATGAAGCCAAACGAAGAGCTCGGCGAGCAGCTCACCGCGGACAAGAACAAGATGCCCCCTCTGGGGGAAGTGTTGGAGTTCATGCGATTGCTGTGGGCCGTGGATCATGGCCTGCAGTCCACCTCCAAGCGCATGGAGTCCACGCTCGGGCTGACCGGCCCACAGCGGCTGGTGCTACGGCTCGTGGGCCGCATCCCAGACATCACCGCGGGCCGGCTCGCGAACATCATGCACGTGCACCCCAGCACGCTGACGGGTGTCCTCAAGCGGATGGAGAAGCGCGGGCTGATCGAGCGCAAGTCGGATCCGCTCGACGGGCGCAAGGCCCTCTTCGCCCTCACCGATGCGGGCCGCGCGATGGACGTGCCCACCACGGGCACGGTGGAGGCCGCGGTGGAGCGGGCCATCACCCGCCTGCCCCGTGCTCGTCTCCTGGCCGCCCAGGAGGTGTTGACCGCGCTCGCCGCGGAGCTGGGCGCCGGTGAGCCCCAGGCCGACAATCCCAACGGCACCGCCCCCCACAAGGACGACGAGCAGGTGCTGGTGCCGGAGGGGGGCGAGACCGACTCGCGCAAGAGCGCCAGCAGCTGA
- a CDS encoding histidine phosphatase family protein codes for MMDWRLPKGVTRMVLVRHGQPVEETRGRCYGRLDVGLSSTGVMQAERAARFLAEAPLLRIYTSPRQRARESAAPLAELKGMAVDTEDAFREIDFGLFEGLTYEEAEKRYPEVYAQWMAHPARVRFPEGESYSEMRERVRSAGRELRTRHAGETFVLVSHGGVNRTLLAEALGMPDDNLFRLEQGYAAVNIIDFYGDEPIVKMMNVTFG; via the coding sequence ATGATGGACTGGCGACTTCCGAAGGGCGTGACGCGCATGGTGCTGGTGCGGCACGGACAGCCAGTGGAGGAGACGCGGGGCCGCTGCTACGGGCGGTTGGACGTGGGACTGTCCTCCACGGGGGTGATGCAGGCCGAGCGCGCCGCCCGTTTCCTGGCCGAGGCCCCCCTGCTGCGCATCTACACGAGCCCTCGCCAGCGGGCGCGGGAGAGCGCGGCGCCCCTGGCGGAGCTGAAGGGGATGGCGGTGGATACGGAGGATGCGTTCCGGGAGATCGACTTCGGTCTCTTCGAGGGCCTCACGTATGAGGAGGCGGAGAAGCGCTACCCGGAGGTGTACGCGCAGTGGATGGCGCATCCGGCCCGGGTTCGGTTCCCGGAGGGCGAGAGCTACTCGGAGATGCGCGAGCGGGTGCGGTCCGCGGGCCGGGAGCTGCGGACCCGGCACGCGGGAGAGACGTTCGTGTTGGTGTCGCACGGTGGCGTGAACCGGACGCTGCTGGCCGAGGCGCTGGGCATGCCGGACGACAACCTGTTCCGGCTGGAGCAGGGCTACGCGGCGGTGAACATCATCGACTTCTACGGTGACGAGCCCATCGTGAAGATGATGAACGTGACGTTCGGCTAG
- a CDS encoding UDP-glucose dehydrogenase family protein, with translation MKIAVIGTGYVGLVAGTCFAESGHDVTCIDVDLKKIEALKRGQLPIYEPGLEELVHRNIAARRLHFTDDLKAAVGPSQVVFIAVGTPEGETGRADLQYVLDAAEQVGRALRHYTVIVDKSTVPVGTADRVSAAVARNTQYEFDVVSNPEFLKEGAALEDFLKPDRVVIGTNSERARKIMGELYAPFVRTENPILFMDPRSAELTKYAANAMLATRISFMNDIASLCERVGADAEMVRKGMGSDKRIGYSFLYPGIGYGGSCFPKDVKALMATARDVGLEFDLLRAVENTNARQKRCLLTKALKHYGDVSNRTFAVWGLAFKPKTDDMREAPSVELIEGLLGKGARVQCHDPVATEVARRYFGDRVLYAPTCYDAAEGVDGLFLVTEWNEFRHPDMKRLKALMKSPVIFDGRNVFDPKRARDEGFTYFGIGRGQ, from the coding sequence ATGAAGATCGCGGTCATTGGAACGGGGTACGTGGGGTTGGTGGCGGGCACCTGCTTCGCCGAGTCGGGTCATGACGTCACGTGCATCGACGTGGACCTGAAGAAGATCGAGGCGCTGAAGCGTGGGCAGCTCCCCATCTACGAGCCCGGGCTCGAGGAGCTGGTCCACCGCAACATCGCCGCGCGGCGGTTGCACTTCACCGATGACCTGAAGGCCGCGGTGGGTCCCTCCCAGGTGGTCTTCATCGCCGTGGGCACGCCGGAGGGCGAGACGGGGCGCGCGGATCTCCAGTACGTGCTCGACGCCGCCGAGCAGGTGGGCAGGGCGCTGCGCCACTACACCGTCATCGTGGACAAGAGCACCGTGCCGGTGGGCACCGCGGACAGGGTATCCGCCGCGGTGGCGCGCAACACCCAGTACGAGTTCGACGTGGTGTCCAACCCCGAGTTCCTCAAGGAGGGCGCCGCGCTCGAGGACTTCCTCAAGCCGGACCGGGTGGTGATTGGCACCAACTCGGAGCGGGCGCGGAAGATCATGGGCGAGCTGTACGCGCCCTTCGTGCGCACGGAGAACCCCATCCTCTTCATGGATCCGCGCTCGGCCGAGCTGACGAAGTACGCGGCCAACGCGATGCTCGCCACGCGCATCTCCTTCATGAACGACATCGCGTCCCTGTGCGAGCGCGTGGGCGCGGACGCGGAGATGGTCCGCAAGGGCATGGGCTCGGACAAGCGCATCGGCTACTCGTTCCTGTACCCGGGCATCGGCTACGGCGGGAGCTGCTTCCCGAAGGACGTGAAGGCGCTGATGGCCACGGCCCGTGACGTGGGGCTGGAGTTCGACCTGCTGCGCGCGGTGGAGAACACGAACGCGCGACAGAAGCGCTGCCTGCTCACCAAGGCGCTCAAGCACTACGGTGACGTGTCCAACCGCACCTTCGCGGTGTGGGGCCTGGCGTTCAAGCCGAAGACGGACGACATGCGCGAGGCGCCCTCGGTGGAGCTCATCGAGGGGCTGCTGGGCAAGGGCGCGCGCGTGCAGTGCCATGATCCCGTGGCGACGGAGGTGGCGCGGCGCTACTTCGGCGACCGCGTGCTCTACGCGCCGACCTGCTACGACGCGGCGGAGGGCGTGGACGGGCTCTTCCTGGTGACGGAGTGGAACGAGTTCCGCCACCCGGACATGAAGCGCCTCAAGGCGCTGATGAAGAGCCCGGTCATCTTCGATGGCCGCAACGTGTTCGACCCGAAGCGCGCGCGCGACGAGGGCTTCACGTACTTCGGCATCGGCCGCGGCCAGTAG
- a CDS encoding DUF4175 family protein, with protein MNLESPQTPGPELPPPPPPQPPAPPSEPLAEPRSHGVERLLAAVRTRQRRQLWLQGAMLGLATLLVLGVAGGFLALAAPAAGRWLMLLSPVAGALVACVFGVWLSLRTVGDDLRTARLIGERQPQLSLDVLAAVELAREQGAQPQHSAELAEAFLRQMDLRADQVDVGTVVDDTRLKHAALVLGGVALVMTVVLGLAGASWRAGLAKALESARLAPTAEQREPITGDIELTYRYPAYTGLAPRTVPGTNGEVSAPAGTEVQLETRSDREVERAELVVNGETLPLTVTGKRELTGTFIAKKAGTYHFVFYGTGRKAIATGPDIPLNVEADAPPQVQLLTPAAEIEIDPGQQVTLKYEASDDYGLNGLALVFRTPGAKEETRIALPREDGRRDKGTYTWNLGTLQVQPGDRISYYVEAKDNDAVEGPKRGVSRTQVLRVYSAAEHRRAALEKAEALWGRMVDHLADRLEGADRDRVKEPRKVASGQAVDTSGLTLVADMRALSQELRRERDTPAELVTALANISETLGQRVRATSDLRRIYLRTQQRRAGDDFGTGTRLGALVEDEIAELEKDILYLESLLDRQKLEALQELARQLAAERRELANLIEQYKQNPDEQVREQVMQQIQEVRSRIDELMQRMAEMRQGIRDEHLNAEALQEMMKDQDMQSALDDVERLMREGKTDEALAKLQELSMQMDEMLNGLNEAQDEFGNEQYPELAKKFGDFMNELEQTAQEQQRVADATKALRDQARQQNKDRLAERGKAMKDELQRQLEQVQKDYEKLRPEDLNSRASRPLEEAQAELENARNALKVDDYDLAAEAAQRASEAAQLLASYGEQQRSLDELYGNPDDVRQQSAELAERLEKDAKSVEDVNRKLQSLFPPPGSQMSQQDKQQLQQLAQQQQSLEQKARELRQQMQEMEQMAPIFGQEAGDQMEEIGRRMGEASQRMQGKDPNRGYGEQQAALEGLKQFQQQMKESQKGRGKGRGLPLPMGMGKSEGNGRDPRDKVEIPDEEAYQAPKEFRKDLLDAMKEGTPEKYRDQVKRYYEELVK; from the coding sequence GTGAATCTCGAATCCCCGCAGACCCCAGGCCCGGAGCTCCCGCCTCCGCCCCCCCCGCAGCCTCCCGCTCCCCCGTCGGAGCCTCTCGCCGAGCCCCGCTCGCATGGCGTGGAGCGTCTGCTCGCCGCGGTGCGTACCCGCCAACGCCGCCAGCTCTGGCTCCAGGGCGCGATGCTGGGCCTCGCCACCCTGCTCGTGCTGGGAGTGGCCGGTGGCTTCCTGGCGCTCGCCGCCCCGGCCGCTGGCCGCTGGTTGATGCTGCTCTCCCCCGTGGCGGGCGCGCTCGTGGCCTGCGTCTTCGGCGTCTGGCTCTCCCTGCGCACCGTGGGGGATGACCTCCGCACCGCGCGCCTCATCGGCGAGCGCCAGCCCCAGCTGTCCCTGGACGTGCTCGCCGCGGTGGAGCTGGCGCGCGAGCAGGGCGCCCAGCCCCAGCACTCGGCGGAGCTCGCCGAGGCCTTCCTGCGGCAGATGGACCTGCGCGCGGACCAGGTGGACGTGGGCACGGTGGTGGACGACACGCGCCTCAAGCACGCGGCCCTGGTGCTGGGCGGCGTGGCGCTCGTGATGACGGTGGTGCTGGGCCTCGCGGGCGCCTCCTGGCGCGCGGGCCTGGCCAAGGCGCTCGAGTCGGCGCGCCTCGCCCCCACGGCCGAGCAGCGCGAGCCCATCACCGGCGACATCGAGCTGACGTACCGCTACCCGGCCTATACGGGGCTCGCCCCGCGCACCGTGCCGGGCACCAATGGCGAGGTGAGCGCGCCGGCCGGCACCGAGGTGCAGCTCGAGACGCGCTCGGACCGCGAGGTGGAGCGCGCGGAGCTGGTCGTCAATGGCGAGACGCTCCCGCTCACCGTCACCGGCAAGCGCGAGCTCACCGGCACCTTCATCGCGAAGAAGGCGGGCACCTACCACTTCGTCTTCTACGGCACGGGCCGCAAGGCCATCGCCACCGGGCCGGACATCCCGCTCAACGTGGAGGCGGACGCCCCGCCCCAGGTCCAGCTCCTCACGCCCGCGGCGGAGATCGAAATCGACCCGGGCCAGCAGGTGACGCTCAAGTACGAGGCCAGCGACGACTACGGACTCAATGGCCTGGCGCTCGTCTTCCGCACGCCGGGCGCCAAGGAGGAGACGCGCATCGCCCTGCCCCGCGAGGATGGCCGGCGCGACAAGGGGACCTACACCTGGAACCTGGGCACGCTGCAGGTGCAGCCGGGAGACCGCATCTCCTACTACGTCGAGGCGAAGGACAACGACGCGGTGGAGGGCCCCAAGCGGGGCGTGAGCCGCACCCAGGTGCTGCGCGTCTACAGCGCCGCCGAGCACCGCCGCGCCGCCCTGGAGAAGGCCGAGGCCCTCTGGGGCCGCATGGTGGACCACCTCGCCGACAGGCTGGAGGGAGCGGACCGCGACCGGGTGAAGGAGCCGCGGAAGGTGGCCTCGGGGCAGGCGGTGGACACCAGTGGCCTGACGCTGGTGGCGGACATGCGCGCGCTCTCCCAGGAGCTGCGCCGCGAGCGGGATACCCCCGCCGAGCTCGTCACCGCGCTCGCCAACATCTCCGAGACGCTGGGCCAGCGGGTGCGCGCCACCTCGGACCTGCGCCGCATCTACCTGCGCACCCAGCAGCGCCGCGCGGGTGATGACTTCGGCACCGGGACCCGCCTGGGCGCGCTGGTGGAGGATGAGATCGCCGAGCTGGAGAAGGACATCCTCTACCTGGAGTCCCTGCTGGACCGGCAGAAGCTGGAGGCCCTGCAGGAGCTGGCCAGGCAGCTGGCCGCCGAGCGGCGTGAGCTGGCCAACCTCATCGAGCAGTACAAGCAGAACCCGGACGAGCAGGTACGCGAACAGGTGATGCAGCAGATCCAGGAGGTGCGAAGCCGCATCGATGAGCTGATGCAGCGCATGGCCGAGATGCGCCAGGGCATCCGCGACGAGCACCTCAATGCCGAGGCCCTTCAGGAGATGATGAAGGACCAGGACATGCAGAGCGCGCTCGACGACGTGGAGCGGCTCATGCGCGAGGGCAAGACGGACGAGGCGCTCGCCAAGCTGCAGGAGCTGTCCATGCAGATGGACGAGATGCTCAACGGTCTGAACGAGGCCCAGGACGAGTTCGGCAACGAGCAGTACCCGGAGCTGGCGAAGAAGTTCGGCGACTTCATGAACGAGCTGGAGCAGACGGCGCAGGAGCAGCAGCGTGTGGCCGACGCCACCAAGGCGCTGCGCGACCAGGCCCGGCAGCAGAACAAGGACCGGCTCGCCGAGCGCGGCAAGGCCATGAAGGACGAGCTGCAGCGCCAGCTCGAGCAGGTACAGAAGGACTACGAGAAGCTGCGACCCGAGGATCTCAACAGCCGGGCCTCGCGTCCGCTGGAGGAGGCCCAGGCCGAGCTGGAGAACGCGAGAAACGCGCTCAAGGTGGACGACTACGATCTGGCGGCCGAGGCGGCGCAGCGGGCCTCCGAGGCGGCCCAGCTGCTCGCCAGCTACGGCGAGCAGCAGCGCTCGCTGGACGAGCTGTACGGCAACCCCGACGACGTGCGGCAGCAGTCCGCCGAGCTGGCCGAGCGGCTGGAGAAGGACGCGAAGTCGGTGGAGGACGTGAATCGCAAGCTCCAGTCGCTCTTCCCGCCGCCGGGCTCGCAGATGAGCCAGCAGGACAAGCAGCAGTTGCAGCAGCTCGCCCAGCAGCAGCAGTCGCTGGAGCAGAAGGCACGGGAGCTGCGCCAGCAGATGCAGGAGATGGAGCAGATGGCGCCCATCTTCGGGCAGGAGGCCGGGGACCAGATGGAGGAGATCGGCCGGCGCATGGGCGAGGCCTCGCAGCGGATGCAGGGCAAGGACCCGAACCGGGGCTACGGCGAGCAGCAGGCGGCGCTGGAGGGGCTCAAGCAGTTCCAGCAGCAGATGAAGGAGAGCCAGAAGGGCCGGGGCAAGGGCCGTGGGCTGCCGCTGCCGATGGGCATGGGGAAGAGCGAGGGCAACGGGAGGGATCCTCGCGACAAGGTGGAGATTCCGGACGAGGAGGCCTACCAGGCGCCGAAGGAGTTCCGGAAGGATCTGCTGGACGCGATGAAGGAGGGGACGCCGGAGAAGTACCGGGACCAGGTGAAGCGCTACTACGAGGAGCTGGTGAAGTGA